The genomic stretch CGGTGGAGGAGCGCATGACCCTCCAGGTACACGTCACCATCGACGAGACCGTCGTCTACGAGACCTGGGCGCTGAACGAGGCCACCGTCGAGAAGGGCAGCCGGGAGCGGATGCTCGAGGTGATGGTCGGGGTCGACGGGCGTCCGCTGTCTAGCTTCGGTTGCGACGGGATCGTCGTGTCTACTCCCACCGGATCGACTGCCTACGCCTTCTCCGGCGGCGGGCCCGTGGTGTGGCCGTCGGTCGAGGCCATGCTCCTCGTGCCGCTCAGTGCACATGCCCTCTTCGCACGTCCGCTCGTCGTCGGACCTTCGTCGAGCCTCGCCGTCGAGGTCAAGGAGCGAACCGACGGCATCGGCGTGCTCTGGGCCGACGGCCGGCGCGCGTACGAGCTGCCCCCGGGGGCGCGCGTCGTCTACCGCCGCTCGCCCGTGCCCGTGCGCTTCGCGCGCCTGCACGACGCCTCCTTCACCGATCGACTCGTGCACAAGTTCGGTCTCCCCATCCGCGGATGGCGGGGGTCGGCGGAGACGGAGTAGGGCCCGATGCTCGAAGAGTTGCAGATCCGGGATCTCGGAGTGATCGCGGAAGCGACGCTCCCGCTCGGACCGGGCTTCACCGCGGTCACGGGCGAGACGGGAGCCGGCAAGACGATGGTGGTCACGGCGCTCGGCCTGGTACTGGGCTCCCGGTCGGACGCCTCAGCGGTGCGCTCCGGGGCGAAGCAGGCGTGGGTGTCCGGCCGCTGGCTCGTGCCGGAGGAGGGTCCGGTCGCCGAGCGGGTGCACGACGCGGGCGGTGATCTCGACGGCCCCGAGCTGCTGCTCGCTCGCTCCGTGTCGGCGGAGGGGCGCGGTCGCGCGGTCGTCGGCGGGCGCAGTGCCCCGGTCAGCGTGCTGAGCGAACTCGCTGACCAGCTGGTGGTCGTGCATGGACAGTCGGATCAGATCCGACTCCGGTCGGCCGCGGCGCAGCGCGAGGCGCTCGACCGCTTCGGCGGGCCCGAGCTCGCCGACGCCCTGCGCGACTACACGAGCGTCTTCGAGCGTTGGCGAGCGAATCGGGAGGAGCTCGACTCCCTGACCGCGGCGCGGGAGGCGCGCGCCCTGGAGGCGGACCGGCTCCGCTCCGCTCTGGCCGAGATCGAGGTCGTCGCTCCCCAGCGGGGCGAGGACGTCGAGCTCGCGGCGCAGTCGGCCCGGCTCGGCAGCATCGAGCAGTTGCGGGTCGCGGCCGGCGAAGCCCGCGAGGCGATCTCGTCGGACGAACTGGACGGACGTGACGCGCTCGGGCTGGTGGAGACGGCGCGCCGGGTGCTGGAGCGGGCGGCCGAGCACGATGCGGCCCTCCAACCGATGGTGCTGACGCTCGAGGAGGCCGCGGTGCTCCTCGTCGACGCGGCCGGCGGGCTCTCCTCCTACCTCGCCGAACTCGACCTCGACGGCGCTCACGACCTGGAACTGATCGAGAACCGCCGGGCCGAGCTGTCCCTGCTGGTGCGCAGTTACGGACCGACGCTCGACGATGTGCTGGACCTGGTCGACTCCTCCGGACTGCGCCTGCTCGAGCTGGACGGTGACGACGAACGGATCGCGGCGCTCGAGGCCGACACGGACGCCGATGCCGGTCTCGTCGACCGACTCGCGGCTCGGCTGACCGAGGTGCGGACCGTGGCGGCGGCGGAGTTGGGCGAGCGGGTCAGCGACGAACTCACAGCCCTGGCGATGGCGGACGCGCGCCTGCATGTGCAGGTGACCTCGGCGGGGGAGCCGGCAGCGCACGGGCGCGACTCGATCGAGATGCTGCTCCAACCGCACACCGGTGCGACACCTCGGCCGCTGGCCCGCGGGGCCTCGGGCGGCGAACTGTCGCGGGTGATGCTCGCGATCGAGGTCGTGGTCGCGGCCAACGATCCGGTGCCGACATTCGTGTTCGACGAGGTCGACGCGGGAGTTGGTGGCGCGGCCGCGATCGAGATCGGTCGGCGCCTCGCGAGGCTCGCCGAGACCTCGCAGGTGATCGTCGTCACGCACCTGGCGCAGGTCGCGGCGTTCGCGACCAACCACCTCCGCGTCGAGAAGGGCTCGGACGGTGCGGTGACCTCGAGTGCCGTGACGCAGCTCGACTCCGAGGAGCGGGTGTCGGAGATGGCGCGCTTGCTGTCGGGGCTCGCCGGCTCCGCGAACGCCCTCGCTCACGCGCGGGAGCTGCTCGAGACCGGCCGCCGGGGCTGAACATCGCCGGGCCGGGCCAACACCGATCCGGGACCGGCGGTCCGTCGTGCCTGTTCTGCTGTTACGGTGGAACCCCGTGGCGGACTTTACGAATACGGGCCTTTCCTCTTCTTCTCCTTCGGATTCCGAGGGCTCCTCCGGGTCTTCGACTCGAGACGCTTCGCAGGCCGGGCAGGACGCCCCCGCAAGGATCACGAAGCACATCTTCGTCACCGGCGGTGTCGTGTCCTCGCTTGGCAAGGGCCTGACCGCTGCGAGCCTGGGCAATCTGCTGACGGCCCGCGGGCTGCGCGTGGTGATGCAGAAGCTCGACCCGTACCTCAACGTGGACCCGGGCACGATGAACCCGTTCCAGCACGGCGAGGTCTTTGTGACCGATGACGGGGCCGAGACGGACCTGGACATCGGCCACTACGAGCGCTTCCTCGACATCAACCTCAACCAGGCCGCGAACGTCACGACCGGCCAGATCTATTCGCGGGTGATTGCTCGCGAGCGCGCCGGTGAGTACCTCGGCGACACGGTGCAGGTCATCCCGCACATCACCGACGAGATCAAACGGCGGATGCGTCTTCAGGCGGAGGACGACCCGCAGCCGGACGTCATCATCACCGAGATCGGCGGCACGGTCGGCGACATCGAGAGCCAGCCGTTCCTGGAGTCGGCGCGCCAGGTGCGTCACGAGCTGGGGCGCCGCACCGTGTTCTTCGTGCACGTCTCGCTGGTGCCGTTCATGGGGGCCTCTGGTGAGCAGAAGACCAAGCCGACGCAGCACTCGGTCGCGGCGCTGCGCTCGATCGGCATCCAGCCGGACGCTCTGGTGCTGCGCAGCGACCGTCCGGTCTCGGAGTCGAACAAGCGCAAGATCGCGCTGATGTGCGACGTCGACGAGCAGGCCGTGGTCAACGCGAAGGACGTCGCGTCCATCTACGAGATCCCGCAGATGCTCAACGAGCAGGGGCTCGACGCCTACATCATCGACCAGCTGGGCCTGCCGGCCGGCGAGGTTGTCTGGGACGGCTGGTCGCGGCTGCTGGAGGCCGTGCACGAGCCCCAGCACGACGTCACGATCGGCCTGGTCGGCAAGTACATCGACCTACCTGACGCCTACCTGTCGGTGACAGAGGCGCTGCGGGCCGGCGGCTTCGCGCAGCACACGAAGGTCACCATCCGCTGGATCGCCTCGGACGGGCTCGAGGACCCGGAGGCCGCCGCGAAGGCCCTCTCGGAGCTCGACGGCATCTGCGTGCCCGGCGGTTTCGGCATCCGCGGCATCGAGGGCAAGCTCGGTGCGCTGCGTTTCGCGCGGGAGAACGGCATTCCGACGCTCGGGCTCTGCCTGGGGCTACAGTGCATGGTCATCGAGTACGCGCGCCACGAGGCGGGGCTCGAGGGCGCCTCGTCGTCGGAGTTCGACCCCGAGACCGAGTTCCCGGTGATCGCGACGATGGCCGAGCAGGTCGAGATCCTCGCCTCCGGCGACATGGGCGGCACCATGCGGCTGGGCTTGTACGCGGCTGAGCTCGCCGAGGGCTCGATCGTCGCGGAGGTCTACGGCGCACCGGAGGCGTCCGAGCGCCACCGCCACCGCTACGAGGTCAACAACCGCTATCGCGAGCAGATCGCGCAGGCGGGGCTCTGGTTCTCGGGCCTCTCGCCCGACGGCCACCTGGTCGAGTACATCGAGCTGCCCCGGGAGAAGCACCCCTTTTACGTCGGCACCCAGGCGCACCCGGAACTCCGCTCGCGTCCGAACGCCGCGCACCCGCTCTTCCGCGGACTGGTGAGCGCGGCGCTCGAGCGCCAGGAGGCGTCGCGCCTCTTCCCGGCATCGGAGGCCGGCGCCCATGAGTGAGCCGCTCTCGGACGAGCTGGTCGAGCCGGACGTCCTGACCAGCGAACGGGTCTTCGACGGGATGGTCTGGGGCGTCCGCGCCGAGACGTTCCGCTACGGCGGTGGGGAGCTGCGCCGGGAGTTCCTCGACCACACCGGCGCCGTCGCGGTTCTTGCTCTGGACGACGAGGACCGCGTCGCCCTGATTAAGCAGTACCGGCATCCGGTCCGTACCCGGGAGTGGGAGATCCCCGCGGGCCTCCTCGATGTGCAGGGCGAGGATCCGCTCGCCGCTGCGCAGCGCGAGCTGGGCGAGGAGACGGACCTGCGGGCCCAGCGCTGGGACCTGCTCTCGGAGTTCGCGACGTCGCCCGGCGGCAGCGACGAGGTGATCCGGATCTATCTCGCGCGCGAACTCTCGGCCACCGGATCCGCCTTCGACCGCGAGGCCGAGGAAGCCGATATGGAGCTGCGCTGGGTGCCGCTCGACGAGGCCGTCGAGGCGGTGCTGGCCCGCCGGGTGCAGAACCCGTCGCTGAGCATCGCGGTGCTCGCTGCGCACGCGTTCCGCTCGCGCGACTGGAGCGGACTGGGTGACGCCTCCTCGCCCTGGACCCGTCACCCGCGGGTCCGTCACCCCCGGGGGTGAGCCCGCGCGCCTGCGCTGAGGCGTTCCTCCGCCAGGCGAGCGTGGAGCGCGGGCTCTCGGCGCACACGCTCGCTGCCTACCGGCGGGACCTGGCGCTCTACCTCGGCTGGCTCGCGGAGCGCGGGACCGACGACCTGGCGCAGCTGCGGCGGGCGGACGTGGGCGAGTTCTCCTCCTGGCTCGCCGCGCGGACGGAACGACCGCTCGCGGCGAGCTCGCGGGCGCGGATCCTCTCGAGCGTCCGCGGGCTGCACCGGTTTGCTCTAGAGGAGGGGCTCGTTGCGGACGACGTGGCCCGAGACGTGCTGCCGCCGAAGATCCCGATGACCCTGCCGAAGGCGGTCACGGTCGAGCAGATGGCGGCGCTGCTCGACGCGGCGCGGGGCGAGGAGCTCGCCGATCTGCGCGATCGGGCGCTGCTCGAACTGCTCTACGCGACCGGGGCTCGTATCTCGGAGGCGGTCGACTTGACCGTCGACGACGTGGTGGACGCCGAAGTGGTGCGCCTCACGGGCAAGGGCTCGAAGCAGCGGATGGTGCCGCTCGGGCGTTACGCCCGTGAGGCGGTCGAGGAGTACCTGGTGCGGGCCCGGCCGGAGCTGTCGCGGCGCGGACGGGCGACTCCGGCGCTCTTCCTCGGGGTGCGCGGGAGTCGGCTCTCGCGGCAGAGCGCGTGGCTAGTCATCCGTGCGGTCGCCGAGAAGGCGGGCCTGGACCGCGAGATCTCGCCGCACACGTTCCGTCACTCGTTCGCGACCCACCTGCTCGCGGGCGGCGCGGACGTTCGCGTGGTGCAGGAGTTGCTCGGGCACGCCTCGGTGGCGACGACGCAGATCTACACGCTGGTGACGGCGGACACGCTACGGGACGTGTACACGTCGGCGCATCCGCGAGCGCGACGCTGAGGCGTAGGGCCGTGCGGCGGGGCGCCGCAGCGGGGGAGCGGGGCGCCGGTACACTCGACGAAGGCCGCGCGGGAGCGCACGCCGACACGGAAGCGAGGACGACGCAGGTGACACGCAAGACGGACGACAAGGCCGAACTCACCGGTCTCGAAGCCCCGACGCTCGGCCCGACCGGTCGCCCCCTGCGCGATTTCCCGCTGCCGGTGGAACTCACCGGCCACGGACCCGCTCGGATCATCTCGCTCTGCAACCAAAAGGGTGGCGTCGGCAAGACGACGACGACCATCAACCTGGGCGCGACGCTCGCCGAGTACGGTCGCCGGGTCCTGGCCATCGACTTCGACCCGCAGGGCGCCCTCTCGGCCGGCCTCGGCGTCACCACCTACGACTCGATCACGATCTACGACCTGCTCCTGGGCACAGTGAAGGACCCGGTCGAGGCGATCCGGAAGACCCGCGTCCCGGGCCTGGACGTCATCCCCGCCAACATCGACCTGTCGGCAGCCGAGGTGCACCTCGTCAACGAGGTCGCCCGCGAGCAGATCCTCGCCCGGGTGCTGCGCAAGGTGAGTGCCGACTACGACGTCGTGCTGATCGACTGCCAACCCTCGCTGGGCCTGCTCACCGTGAACGCCCTCACGGCGAGCCACGGCGTGCTCATCCCGCTCGAGTGCGAATTCTTCGCTCTGCGCGGTGTGGCCCTGCTGATCGAGACGATCGACAAGGTCCGCGACCGCCTCAATCCGGTGATCGAGCTCGACGGCATCCTGCCCACGATGTACGACTCCCGGACCCTGCACTCGCGCGAGGTGCTCGACCGCGTGGTCGACGCCTTCGGCGACAGCGTGCTCGAGACGGTGATTGGCCGCACGGTGAAGTTCCCCGATGCCAGCGTGTCCGGCGTGCCGATCACCCAGTTCGCGCCCGAGCACAACGCCGCGAAGGCATACCGCAAGCTCGCCAGGGAGCTGATCTCGCGTGGCGCGGTCGCCTGAGGCCGTGCTTCAGGAGCGTCCCGCTCCCGCCGGGTTTCACCTTGCGCTGACCAACTTCGAGGGGCCGTTCGACCTCCTGCTGAGCCTGATCGCGAAGCAGCAGGTCGACATCACCGAGATCGCGTTGAGCGCGGTAACGGACGAGTTCCTCTCCTACCTGCACGGGATCGACACGCTCGAGGGGCTGGACCGCGCGTCCGAGTTCCTGGTCGTCGCGGCGACCCTCCTGGACCTCAAGATCGCCGGGCTGCTGCCGCAGGGCGAGCTCGTGAACGCGGAGGACGCGGCTCTGCTGGAGGCGCGCGACCTGCTGTTCGCCCGGCTCCTGCAGTACAAGGCGTTCAAGCAGGTTTCGTCGTGGTTCGCCGAGCGGATGGCGGTCGAGACCGCGCGGCACCGGCGCGATGTGCCCCTGGAGGAGGAGTACCGGGCCGCGAAGCCGGAGCTGGTCTGGACCCTGTCGGCCGCCGACTTCGCCGCTCTCGCGACCGTCGCCCTCGCCCCGCGCGAGCTGCCGACGCTTGGTCTGGACCACCTGCATGCACCGCAGATCAGCATCCGGGAACAGGCGGCGCATGTGGTCGCCGTGCTGCGTGCCGGGGAGTCGGCCACCTTCCGCGAACTGATCACCGGCGCCGACGAGAAGGGCGTGATCGTCGCGCGGTTCCTGGCCGTGCTCGAGCTCTACCGGCACGCGGCGATCACCTTCGAGCAGCCGGAGCCGCTCGGCGAGCTGACGCTGCGCTGGGTCGCGGAGCGGTGGAGCGACGAGAGCCTCGCCGCGCTCGGAGCCGACTATGACTCCTGAGGCGGGCCCCGGAACCGTCGCGTTCGAGATCGACCGGGCAATCGAGGCAATCCTGATGGTCGCCGACGAGCCGCAGTCGCTCGCCGCGCTCGCGACGGCGCTCTCGCGGCCGATCGCGGTGGTGCGCCAGTCGATCGAGCGGCTGGTCGCCGACTACGACGGCGTCGACGGATCGACCCGGCGGGGCTTTGAGCTGCGCGAGGTCGGCGGGGGCTGGCGGATCTACGTGCGCCGCGAATACGACCCGGTGGTCACGGATTTCGTGCTCACCCAGAACCCCACTCGGCTCTCGCAGGCGGCGCTCGAAACGCTGGCGGTCATCGCCTACAAACAGCCCGTCTCGCGCGGCCAGGTCGCGCAGATCCGAGCGGTCAATGTCGACTCCGTCGCGCGCACTCTCCTCGGCCGCGGCCTGATCGCGGAGGTCGGCCACGACCCCGAGACCGGCGCGGTCCTCTACGGCACCACCGAGCATCTGCTCGTGCACCTCGGCCTCACCTCGCTCGACGAGCTGCCGAAGATCTCCCCCCTACTGAGCGACGGAAGAGACGGATTCGATGAGCGCGCCTGACAGTGGCCCCGAGGGCGAACGACTGCAGAAGGTCCTCGCGGCAGCGGGGGTCGCCTCCCGACGAGTGGTTGAGGAGATGATCGTGGCGCGGAGGATCCGCGTGAATGGCGAGGTGGCGGACGAGCTCGGTCGCCGCATCGACCCGGCGACCGACCGGATCGAGGTGGACGGAGTCGCGGTGCAGCTGGACACCTCGCGCCGTTACGTGATGCTCAACAAGCCGGTCGGCGTCGTCAGCTCGCTGGCGGACGAGAACGGCCGCACGGACCTCAGCCTCTACACGAAGAACTTCCAGGAGCGGCTGTTCAATGTCGGTCGCCTCGACGCCGAGACGTCCGGCCTGCTGGTTTTGACCAACGACGGTGAGCTGGCGCATGTGCTCGCGCATCCGTCGTTCGGCGTGACGAAGACGTACATCGCGAAGGTGCACGGGCAGGTCCTCGCGCAGACGATCGCGACACTGACCTCGGGGATCGAGCTCGACGACGGACCGGTGGTGGCGGACAAGGCACGGCTGCTGGGCCGGCCGGAGGGGCGCTCGAACGCATCGCTCGTGGAGATCACCCTGCACTCGGGGCGCAACCGCATCGTGCGTCGGATGCTGGCGGCGGTCGGACACCCGGTGATCGAGCTGGTCCGGCGCCAGTTCGGTCCACTGCACCTCGGGACGCTGCGCTCGGGCGACCTGCGCGACCTCACGCGCGATGAGCTGGGTGCGCTGTTGACGATCGCGCGGCAGGGCGGCGAGGCGGTGGCTGCCGCTCCTGCGCTTCCGACGAAGAAGGCGAGCATGGGGGCCCGGCGTCCGCGTCCTGAGGCGGGGCGCTCTGGCGATCGTGGAGGCTCCTCCACAGGCGGCCGCGGTGGAGAGGCTCCTCCGCGCCGTTCCGGTGCCGACAAGCAGCGTCGCACCGATCGCTAGGCTGTCCGGGTGAACGAGCTCCTGCGCCCCGCTCCGCCCGCCCTGCGGACGACTGGCACGGTGCGGGTGGTCGGCTCCGGCCTGCTCGGCGCCTCCATCGGCCTCGGCCTTGCCTCGCGCGGGGTGGACGTGGTTCTCGACGACGCGTCGCCCGCGAGCCTGTCCCTCGCCATTGATTACGGGGCCGGCCGCGCCGCCACCTCGGCCGACCGGCCGTCCGTGGTCGTCGTCTGCGTCCCTCCGGACGTCACCGCGAGCGTCGTCGAGCGCGAGCTCGCGGCGTACCCGGAGGCCGTCGTCACCGATGTGGCGAGCGTGAAGACCCAGCCCCTGCGTGAGCTGCGCGCCCGCGGCGTCGACCTCGCTCGATACATCGGCTCGCACCCGATGGCCGGCCGGGAGCGCGGCGGCCCGGTCGCGGCGCGCGGCGACCTCTTCGTCGGTCGCCCCTGGGTGATCTGCCGCGACAGTGAGACGACGCCCGAGGCGCTCGCGCGGGTGGAGGGTCTCGCGCTGGATCTCGGTGGCACCATCGTGGAGATGGATCCGGAGGAGCACGACCTCTCGGTTGGGCTGGTCTCACACGTTCCGCAGGTGATCTCCTCGCTGCTCGGCCAGCGCCTTCTCGCTGCTCCGAACGCGGCGCTGCGCCTGGCCGGGCAGGGCGTCCGCGACGTCTCGCGCCTGGCCGCCTCCGCGCCCGAGCTGTGGATGCAGATCCTCGCGGCCAACCGTGAGCACGTCGTCGCGGTGCTCGACGCCTTCCGCGACGACGTCGCCGCGGTCGCCGACGCTCTCCGCGACCTCGACGCGCCGGGGTCGCGCCGCGTCCTCGCTGAGCACCTCGCCGCGGGTAACGCCGGAGTGGCGCGCCTGCCCGGCAAGCACGGCCAGGACCAGCGCTTCTCCACCCTGATCGTCCTCATCGACGACTCGCCCGGGACCCTCGCGCGGCTCCTCGTCGAGATCGGCGAAGCCGGCGTCAACCTCGAGGACGTGCGGCTCGAGCACGCGCAGGGGCGCAGAGTGGGGCTCGCCGAAATCTCCGTGGTGCCCGAGGCGGTCGCGCCGCTGACCGAAGAACTGACCGTACGCGGCTGGAGGATCGCCGGATGAGCACCGAGCAGAGGATCGCCCGATGAGTACCGAGCAGAACAGGCAGGAGGGCGGCCTGAACCGGATGACGCCCGCCCGCCGCGCGCAGCAGAGCATCCCGGAGGAGGGAGGCACGGCTCCTGAGCGCGAGACCCGCTCCGAGGCCGACGAGCAGGGCGACTTCGGCGAGGCGGTCGTGGTCGCCGTCGACGGTCCGGCCGGCAGCGGCAAGTCCAGCGTGTCGCGCGCGGCGGCTCGCCGCCTCGACTTCGAGTTCCTCGACACGGGGGCCGCCTACCGCGCTCTCGCCTGGCACGGGTTGGCTCGCGGCCTCGACTTCGAGGACGAGGACGCGATCGTCGATGCGCTCGACGGCTTCGACTACTCCATCGGCACCGACCCGGAGTCGTACTCGGTCTGGGTCGGCCCGACCGAGGTGACCGCCGCCATCCGGGAGCCTCGGGTGAGCGCGCGGGTCTCGGCGGTGGCGAAGGTGCCCGAGGTGCGGCGGAGGATCACGCTACTGTTCCGGCGGATCATCGGGGAGACGCGGCGCGAGGGGATCATTGTCGAGGGCCGCGACATCACGACGGTCGTCGCTCCCACCGCTCCGGTGCGGATCCTCCTCACCGCGAGCGAAGAGGCTAGGATGGCGAGGCGTTCGCGCGAGGTCACCACGGAATCCGCCGAGGCGACGGGTCAGGCGTTGCGGTCAAGGGATCGCGCCGACTCGCAGGTGGTCGACTTCATGAACGCCGCAGACGGAGTCACTCTTCTCGACTCCACTCATCTCGACTTCGAGCAGACCGTCGACGCGGTGGTCGCCGAGGTCCGAACTTCGAGAGCAAGGGCCGATTATGGCACAGGACACGCACGTCGGTGACGACGAGCTGAACTTCGGAGACGACGACCTCGTCGAGCGCCTCGGCGACCTCGACGAGCAGCTCGCCTCCTCACGCGCGCAGGCGCTCCGTAGCGGGCTCGAGGACTACAACCTCGACGAGGAGGATCTCGACCTCCTCGAGTTCGCCGGCGAGGACTCGGACGAGGTCCGCTACCTCCCCGCACTCCCGGTCGTGGCGATCGTGGGCCGCCCGAACGTCGGCAAGTCGGCACTGGTGAACCGCATCCTCGGCCGCCGCGAGGCCGTCGTCGAGGACACTCCGGGCGTCACCCGCGACCGTGTGTCGTACAAGGCGGAGTGGATCGACCGCTCGTTCACCA from Rathayibacter rathayi encodes the following:
- a CDS encoding NAD kinase, whose amino-acid sequence is MQSPPDERNILVIAHTGRADSLDAAILVVHRLRNSGARPVLCADDKGDIVTVAPDLGDVSVLGADVPLRSIELVFVLGGDGTILRAAEIVRAGTAPLLGVNLGHVGFLAESERDDLDDAVARALDGDYTVEERMTLQVHVTIDETVVYETWALNEATVEKGSRERMLEVMVGVDGRPLSSFGCDGIVVSTPTGSTAYAFSGGGPVVWPSVEAMLLVPLSAHALFARPLVVGPSSSLAVEVKERTDGIGVLWADGRRAYELPPGARVVYRRSPVPVRFARLHDASFTDRLVHKFGLPIRGWRGSAETE
- the recN gene encoding DNA repair protein RecN, with product MLEELQIRDLGVIAEATLPLGPGFTAVTGETGAGKTMVVTALGLVLGSRSDASAVRSGAKQAWVSGRWLVPEEGPVAERVHDAGGDLDGPELLLARSVSAEGRGRAVVGGRSAPVSVLSELADQLVVVHGQSDQIRLRSAAAQREALDRFGGPELADALRDYTSVFERWRANREELDSLTAAREARALEADRLRSALAEIEVVAPQRGEDVELAAQSARLGSIEQLRVAAGEAREAISSDELDGRDALGLVETARRVLERAAEHDAALQPMVLTLEEAAVLLVDAAGGLSSYLAELDLDGAHDLELIENRRAELSLLVRSYGPTLDDVLDLVDSSGLRLLELDGDDERIAALEADTDADAGLVDRLAARLTEVRTVAAAELGERVSDELTALAMADARLHVQVTSAGEPAAHGRDSIEMLLQPHTGATPRPLARGASGGELSRVMLAIEVVVAANDPVPTFVFDEVDAGVGGAAAIEIGRRLARLAETSQVIVVTHLAQVAAFATNHLRVEKGSDGAVTSSAVTQLDSEERVSEMARLLSGLAGSANALAHARELLETGRRG
- a CDS encoding CTP synthase; translated protein: MTKHIFVTGGVVSSLGKGLTAASLGNLLTARGLRVVMQKLDPYLNVDPGTMNPFQHGEVFVTDDGAETDLDIGHYERFLDINLNQAANVTTGQIYSRVIARERAGEYLGDTVQVIPHITDEIKRRMRLQAEDDPQPDVIITEIGGTVGDIESQPFLESARQVRHELGRRTVFFVHVSLVPFMGASGEQKTKPTQHSVAALRSIGIQPDALVLRSDRPVSESNKRKIALMCDVDEQAVVNAKDVASIYEIPQMLNEQGLDAYIIDQLGLPAGEVVWDGWSRLLEAVHEPQHDVTIGLVGKYIDLPDAYLSVTEALRAGGFAQHTKVTIRWIASDGLEDPEAAAKALSELDGICVPGGFGIRGIEGKLGALRFARENGIPTLGLCLGLQCMVIEYARHEAGLEGASSSEFDPETEFPVIATMAEQVEILASGDMGGTMRLGLYAAELAEGSIVAEVYGAPEASERHRHRYEVNNRYREQIAQAGLWFSGLSPDGHLVEYIELPREKHPFYVGTQAHPELRSRPNAAHPLFRGLVSAALERQEASRLFPASEAGAHE
- a CDS encoding NUDIX domain-containing protein, producing MSEPLSDELVEPDVLTSERVFDGMVWGVRAETFRYGGGELRREFLDHTGAVAVLALDDEDRVALIKQYRHPVRTREWEIPAGLLDVQGEDPLAAAQRELGEETDLRAQRWDLLSEFATSPGGSDEVIRIYLARELSATGSAFDREAEEADMELRWVPLDEAVEAVLARRVQNPSLSIAVLAAHAFRSRDWSGLGDASSPWTRHPRVRHPRG
- the xerD gene encoding site-specific tyrosine recombinase XerD codes for the protein MSPRACAEAFLRQASVERGLSAHTLAAYRRDLALYLGWLAERGTDDLAQLRRADVGEFSSWLAARTERPLAASSRARILSSVRGLHRFALEEGLVADDVARDVLPPKIPMTLPKAVTVEQMAALLDAARGEELADLRDRALLELLYATGARISEAVDLTVDDVVDAEVVRLTGKGSKQRMVPLGRYAREAVEEYLVRARPELSRRGRATPALFLGVRGSRLSRQSAWLVIRAVAEKAGLDREISPHTFRHSFATHLLAGGADVRVVQELLGHASVATTQIYTLVTADTLRDVYTSAHPRARR
- a CDS encoding ParA family protein; its protein translation is MTRKTDDKAELTGLEAPTLGPTGRPLRDFPLPVELTGHGPARIISLCNQKGGVGKTTTTINLGATLAEYGRRVLAIDFDPQGALSAGLGVTTYDSITIYDLLLGTVKDPVEAIRKTRVPGLDVIPANIDLSAAEVHLVNEVAREQILARVLRKVSADYDVVLIDCQPSLGLLTVNALTASHGVLIPLECEFFALRGVALLIETIDKVRDRLNPVIELDGILPTMYDSRTLHSREVLDRVVDAFGDSVLETVIGRTVKFPDASVSGVPITQFAPEHNAAKAYRKLARELISRGAVA
- a CDS encoding segregation and condensation protein A, which codes for MARSPEAVLQERPAPAGFHLALTNFEGPFDLLLSLIAKQQVDITEIALSAVTDEFLSYLHGIDTLEGLDRASEFLVVAATLLDLKIAGLLPQGELVNAEDAALLEARDLLFARLLQYKAFKQVSSWFAERMAVETARHRRDVPLEEEYRAAKPELVWTLSAADFAALATVALAPRELPTLGLDHLHAPQISIREQAAHVVAVLRAGESATFRELITGADEKGVIVARFLAVLELYRHAAITFEQPEPLGELTLRWVAERWSDESLAALGADYDS
- the scpB gene encoding SMC-Scp complex subunit ScpB, whose product is MTPEAGPGTVAFEIDRAIEAILMVADEPQSLAALATALSRPIAVVRQSIERLVADYDGVDGSTRRGFELREVGGGWRIYVRREYDPVVTDFVLTQNPTRLSQAALETLAVIAYKQPVSRGQVAQIRAVNVDSVARTLLGRGLIAEVGHDPETGAVLYGTTEHLLVHLGLTSLDELPKISPLLSDGRDGFDERA
- a CDS encoding prephenate dehydrogenase — its product is MNELLRPAPPALRTTGTVRVVGSGLLGASIGLGLASRGVDVVLDDASPASLSLAIDYGAGRAATSADRPSVVVVCVPPDVTASVVERELAAYPEAVVTDVASVKTQPLRELRARGVDLARYIGSHPMAGRERGGPVAARGDLFVGRPWVICRDSETTPEALARVEGLALDLGGTIVEMDPEEHDLSVGLVSHVPQVISSLLGQRLLAAPNAALRLAGQGVRDVSRLAASAPELWMQILAANREHVVAVLDAFRDDVAAVADALRDLDAPGSRRVLAEHLAAGNAGVARLPGKHGQDQRFSTLIVLIDDSPGTLARLLVEIGEAGVNLEDVRLEHAQGRRVGLAEISVVPEAVAPLTEELTVRGWRIAG
- the cmk gene encoding (d)CMP kinase; translation: MSTEQNRQEGGLNRMTPARRAQQSIPEEGGTAPERETRSEADEQGDFGEAVVVAVDGPAGSGKSSVSRAAARRLDFEFLDTGAAYRALAWHGLARGLDFEDEDAIVDALDGFDYSIGTDPESYSVWVGPTEVTAAIREPRVSARVSAVAKVPEVRRRITLLFRRIIGETRREGIIVEGRDITTVVAPTAPVRILLTASEEARMARRSREVTTESAEATGQALRSRDRADSQVVDFMNAADGVTLLDSTHLDFEQTVDAVVAEVRTSRARADYGTGHARR